A single genomic interval of Solimonas sp. K1W22B-7 harbors:
- a CDS encoding WS/DGAT/MGAT family O-acyltransferase, translating into MQYLSPVDASFLRMESKRTPMHVGGMLTFKLPDNAPPDFLRDLLQHMRSTPFMPHPFDCRLARGRMSRLAPAWVKADIDIDYHIRHSALPYPGGERELGVLVARLHSHPLDLSRPLWECHIIEGLENRRFAIYFKAHHCAIDGVGGMKMVRSWLTEDPTDMNGPGRLSNAIQDQEPPPPRSWKTRLGRPFKVAGHQIRTLPELIKVLREMSAPGLEGGTRAALSTPRSLLNQPISQQRRLGTQLLDLKRVKAISSATGTTVNDVSLAICGSAIRRYLLENGALPEKSLLASVPVALPRPEGKGGNAVAGFVCPFGTDQTDPLKRLQRINRVTTVTKQQLLSLSPTALEQFTLMGLSPLLLGQMAGVLSKVPPFFNVTVSNVVASRVPLYLRGAQLEAMYPMSILFDGYALNITLVGYVDRVAVGFTGCRDALPSLQKLAVYTGEALKEMEEALAAAMPASAAPKKKARAKS; encoded by the coding sequence ATGCAGTACCTGAGTCCCGTCGACGCGTCCTTCCTGCGCATGGAATCCAAGCGCACCCCGATGCACGTCGGGGGCATGCTGACCTTCAAATTGCCCGACAACGCCCCGCCGGACTTCCTGCGCGACCTGCTGCAGCACATGCGCAGCACGCCGTTCATGCCGCACCCCTTCGACTGCCGCCTGGCCCGTGGCCGGATGTCCAGGCTGGCCCCGGCCTGGGTCAAGGCCGATATCGACATCGACTACCACATCCGCCACTCGGCCCTGCCGTACCCCGGCGGCGAGCGCGAGCTGGGCGTGCTGGTGGCGCGTCTGCACTCGCACCCGCTGGACCTGAGCCGGCCCCTGTGGGAATGCCACATCATCGAGGGCCTGGAGAACCGCCGCTTCGCGATCTACTTCAAGGCCCACCACTGCGCCATCGATGGCGTCGGCGGGATGAAGATGGTGCGCAGCTGGCTGACCGAGGACCCGACCGACATGAACGGTCCCGGCCGGCTCTCGAATGCCATCCAGGACCAGGAGCCGCCGCCGCCCAGATCCTGGAAGACCCGTCTTGGACGACCGTTCAAGGTCGCCGGCCACCAGATCCGTACCCTGCCGGAGCTGATCAAGGTACTCCGGGAAATGAGCGCCCCGGGCCTGGAGGGCGGTACCCGGGCTGCCCTCAGCACCCCGCGCAGCCTGCTCAACCAGCCGATCAGCCAGCAGCGACGCCTGGGCACCCAGCTGCTGGACCTGAAGCGCGTCAAGGCGATCAGTTCGGCCACCGGCACCACGGTCAACGACGTGTCCCTTGCGATTTGCGGCAGCGCCATCCGCCGCTACCTGCTGGAGAACGGCGCCCTGCCGGAGAAGTCCCTGCTGGCCTCGGTGCCCGTGGCCCTGCCGCGGCCGGAGGGCAAGGGCGGCAACGCCGTGGCCGGCTTCGTCTGCCCCTTCGGCACCGACCAGACCGACCCGCTCAAGCGCCTGCAGCGCATCAACCGCGTCACCACCGTCACCAAGCAGCAACTGCTGAGCCTGTCGCCCACGGCACTGGAGCAGTTCACGCTGATGGGTCTGTCGCCGCTGCTGCTGGGCCAGATGGCCGGCGTGCTGTCCAAGGTGCCGCCGTTCTTCAACGTCACGGTATCCAATGTCGTGGCCTCCAGGGTCCCGCTGTACCTGCGCGGCGCCCAGCTGGAAGCGATGTACCCGATGTCGATCCTGTTCGACGGCTACGCCCTGAACATCACCCTGGTCGGCTACGTCGACCGCGTCGCTGTCGGCTTCACCGGCTGCCGCGACGCCCTGCCGAGCCTGCAGAAGCTTGCCGTCTACACCGGCGAGGCCCTGAAGGAGATGGAGGAAGCACTGGCGGCGGCGATGCCGGCCAGCGCGGCGCCGAAGAAGAAGGCCAGGGCGAAGTCCTGA
- the lysS gene encoding lysine--tRNA ligase produces MTEEQKQPPQDENYVMAARREKLDKLRAQGDAYPNDFRRDTMAEFLHGSYGERDAASLETDTTEFRVAGRLMAKRGQGKVSFVEMQDQSGRIQLFVQMNALGEEAYNDFKTWDVGDIVGAIGTLMRTKAGELSLRVSSIQLLNKTVRPLPDKWAGLTDTEIRYRQRYVDLIVNPEVRRVFEKRGQTVRFIRNFLDSLGFFEVETPMLQPIPGGATARPFITHHNALDRDLYLRIAPELYLKRLVVGGFEKVYEINRNFRNEGLSTRHNPEFTMLEFYQAYADYRDAMDLVETMVRDAAITVNGSGKLSYGGREYDMERPFNRWTMKEAVLRNNPDFDVTQAGDREYLAAFCKKVGGDVRKDYGAGKLLTEIFEQTVETTLLDPTFITEYPTEVSPLARRSDANPEVTDRFEFFIGGREVANGFSELNDPDDQAGRFKAQVVAKDAGDDEAMVFDADYIRALEYGLPPTAGVGIGIDRLVMFLTDSASIRDVLLFPQMRPEA; encoded by the coding sequence ATGACCGAAGAACAGAAGCAGCCGCCGCAGGACGAGAACTACGTCATGGCGGCGCGGCGCGAGAAGCTGGACAAGCTGCGCGCCCAGGGCGATGCCTACCCCAACGATTTCCGCCGCGACACCATGGCGGAGTTCCTGCACGGCAGCTACGGCGAGCGCGACGCCGCCTCGCTGGAGACCGACACCACCGAGTTCCGCGTCGCCGGCCGCCTGATGGCCAAGCGCGGGCAGGGCAAGGTCAGCTTCGTCGAGATGCAGGACCAGTCCGGCCGCATCCAGCTGTTCGTGCAGATGAACGCGCTGGGCGAAGAGGCCTACAACGACTTCAAGACCTGGGACGTGGGCGACATCGTCGGCGCCATCGGCACGCTGATGCGCACCAAGGCCGGCGAGCTGTCGCTGCGCGTCAGCAGCATCCAGCTGCTGAACAAGACCGTGCGGCCGCTGCCGGACAAGTGGGCGGGCCTGACCGATACCGAGATCCGCTACCGCCAGCGCTACGTCGACCTGATCGTCAACCCGGAAGTCCGCCGCGTGTTCGAAAAGCGCGGCCAGACCGTGCGCTTCATCCGCAACTTCCTCGACTCGCTGGGCTTCTTCGAAGTCGAGACGCCGATGCTGCAGCCGATCCCCGGCGGCGCCACCGCGCGGCCCTTCATCACGCACCACAACGCGCTGGACCGTGACCTGTACCTGCGCATCGCCCCGGAGCTTTATCTCAAGCGCCTGGTGGTGGGCGGCTTCGAGAAGGTCTACGAGATCAACCGCAATTTCCGCAACGAGGGCCTGTCCACCCGGCACAATCCCGAGTTCACCATGCTGGAGTTCTACCAGGCCTACGCCGACTACCGCGACGCGATGGACCTGGTCGAGACCATGGTGCGCGACGCCGCGATCACGGTGAACGGCAGCGGCAAGCTCAGCTACGGTGGCCGCGAGTACGACATGGAGCGCCCCTTCAACCGCTGGACCATGAAGGAAGCGGTGCTGCGCAACAACCCCGACTTCGATGTGACCCAGGCCGGGGATCGCGAGTACCTGGCGGCTTTCTGCAAGAAGGTCGGCGGCGATGTCAGGAAGGACTACGGCGCCGGCAAGCTGCTGACCGAAATCTTCGAGCAGACCGTCGAGACCACGCTGCTGGACCCGACCTTCATCACCGAGTACCCGACGGAAGTGTCCCCGCTGGCGCGCCGCAGCGACGCCAACCCGGAGGTCACCGACCGCTTCGAGTTCTTCATCGGCGGCCGTGAAGTCGCCAACGGTTTCTCCGAGCTGAACGATCCCGACGACCAGGCCGGCCGCTTCAAGGCCCAGGTGGTCGCCAAGGATGCCGGCGACGACGAGGCCATGGTGTTCGACGCCGACTACATCCGCGCCCTGGAATACGGCCTGCCGCCGACCGCCGGCGTGGGCATCGGCATCGACCGCCTGGTGATGTTCCTGACGGATTCGGCGAGCATCAGGGACGTGCTGCTGTTTCCGCAGATGCGCCCGGAGGCCTGA
- the recQ gene encoding DNA helicase RecQ, translating to MTATDPLHAELKRHFGFDSFRPGQEAVVRDALAGRDLLAIMPTGGGKSLCFQLPALLKEGVMVVVSPLIALMQDQVRLLADNGIAATFLNSTLSGAEAAQRIQALRRGETRLLYVAPERLLSPGFIESFLQPLRETVGISAFTIDEAHCVSEWGHDFRPEYRQLSRLRELFSDVPVFAFTATATQRVREDIARQLSLHQPALHVASFNRPNLYYAVKPRGARSFDELLAHARSTRGSGIVYCLSRKRVDELSSELQAAGIAALPYHAGLDGETRREHQDRYIRDDVQVMVATVAFGMGINKPDVRWVIHYDLPRSMEGYYQEAGRAGRDGEPAGCILYFGMGDIRTAEFLIAQKVHPQTGEPLEDEQRIARQQLRQVLDYADSTECRRAVQLRYFGEPHPGSCGNCDNCINPRPLQDWTLEAKQLLSAVARLAQRRQRYGAGTVIDILRGAKTEKLISAGHDTLTVYGIGAGRSAEDWRSLTRSLLQQGVLEETHDGYPVLLLNAASWEVLRGERTVQMAAPVAAARGSGKGRAAKAAVAAGVVPDSEEDGLFEALRALRKKIATEHGVPPYVVFNDASLRAMARERPTDQDAFAGIPGVGAKKLDEYGWDFTALIREWQPDKR from the coding sequence ATGACCGCCACAGATCCGCTGCACGCCGAACTCAAGCGCCACTTCGGCTTCGACAGCTTCCGCCCCGGCCAGGAGGCCGTGGTGCGCGACGCACTGGCCGGGCGCGACCTGCTGGCGATCATGCCCACCGGTGGCGGCAAGTCGCTGTGCTTCCAACTGCCGGCGCTGCTGAAGGAAGGCGTGATGGTGGTGGTGTCGCCGCTGATCGCGCTGATGCAGGACCAGGTGCGCCTGCTGGCCGACAACGGCATTGCCGCCACCTTTCTCAATTCCACGCTCAGCGGTGCCGAGGCGGCGCAGCGCATCCAGGCGCTGCGGCGCGGCGAGACCCGCCTGCTGTACGTGGCGCCGGAGCGCCTGCTCAGCCCGGGTTTCATCGAGAGCTTCCTGCAGCCGCTGCGCGAAACCGTGGGCATTTCGGCCTTCACCATCGACGAGGCGCACTGCGTTTCCGAGTGGGGCCATGACTTCCGCCCGGAGTACCGCCAGCTCAGCCGCCTGCGCGAGCTGTTCAGCGACGTGCCGGTGTTCGCTTTCACCGCCACCGCCACGCAGCGCGTGCGCGAGGACATCGCCCGGCAGCTCAGCCTGCACCAGCCGGCGCTGCACGTCGCCAGCTTCAACCGGCCCAACCTCTATTACGCGGTCAAGCCGCGCGGCGCGCGCAGCTTCGACGAACTGCTGGCGCATGCCCGCTCCACCCGCGGTTCGGGCATCGTCTACTGCCTGTCGCGCAAGCGCGTCGACGAACTGTCCTCCGAGCTGCAGGCTGCCGGCATCGCCGCGCTGCCGTACCACGCCGGCCTGGACGGCGAGACCCGCCGCGAGCACCAGGACCGCTACATCCGCGACGACGTGCAGGTGATGGTGGCCACCGTCGCCTTCGGCATGGGCATCAACAAGCCCGACGTGCGCTGGGTGATCCACTACGACCTGCCGCGCTCGATGGAGGGCTACTACCAGGAGGCCGGCCGTGCCGGCCGCGACGGCGAGCCGGCGGGCTGCATCCTGTACTTCGGCATGGGCGACATCCGCACCGCCGAGTTCCTGATCGCGCAGAAGGTCCATCCGCAGACCGGCGAACCGCTGGAGGACGAGCAGCGCATCGCCCGCCAGCAGCTGCGCCAGGTGCTGGACTACGCCGACAGCACCGAATGCCGCCGCGCCGTGCAGTTGCGCTACTTCGGCGAGCCGCATCCCGGCAGCTGCGGCAACTGCGACAACTGCATCAACCCGCGCCCGCTGCAGGACTGGACGCTCGAGGCCAAGCAGCTGCTGTCCGCTGTCGCCCGGCTGGCGCAGCGCCGCCAGCGCTACGGCGCCGGCACCGTGATCGACATCCTGCGCGGGGCCAAGACCGAGAAGCTGATCTCGGCGGGCCACGATACGCTCACGGTCTACGGCATCGGCGCCGGCCGCTCGGCGGAAGACTGGCGCTCCCTGACCCGCTCGCTGCTGCAGCAGGGCGTGCTGGAGGAAACCCACGACGGCTACCCGGTGCTGTTGCTCAACGCGGCGAGCTGGGAGGTGCTGCGCGGCGAGCGCACGGTGCAGATGGCCGCGCCGGTGGCGGCGGCCAGGGGCAGCGGCAAGGGCAGGGCGGCCAAGGCCGCGGTCGCTGCCGGAGTGGTGCCGGATTCGGAAGAGGACGGCCTGTTCGAGGCCCTGCGCGCCCTGCGCAAGAAGATCGCCACCGAGCACGGCGTGCCGCCCTACGTGGTCTTCAACGACGCCAGCCTCAGGGCCATGGCCCGCGAGCGCCCCACCGATCAGGACGCCTTCGCGGGAATCCCGGGTGTGGGCGCGAAGAAGCTGGACGAGTACGGCTGGGACTTCACGGCGCTGATACGGGAATGGCAGCCGGACAAGCGCTAA
- a CDS encoding DUF1302 domain-containing protein, translating into MRTRWTYGPRLLAVFLGGSALPAWAGSFDLFGLDGQYQVQAAYSAAMRLHDPDRRIIDTAPAANIPLPDSMKLPESNNYDDGDRNFKKHSLVNNRLSLLGEIQLNYGDYGVLFRGDAFYDDVYHRRNDNTSPASDQPGATISKTELPTNKFSDDAEYYDGQRARLLDAYAYGSWYLTDETALNLRVGRHIAAWGESLFFAGIALAQSPADATKATVPGADVKSILLPVNQVSMQLSLDDKWTVLGQYKLEYKATELNPVGEFFSVADVVGPGAEFIYGIKNPLFLQNLSDIDLTSPELAEYVQLIGDLLLPNLPGGENLPVSPITGALGAILNNLDPLLPPVMLPDLNLIQPAGTPRYINVQRGPDKLPSDHGQYGVGVKYQVTPNSNVGLYHLRYHNTTPAPVQNYGSAELLPLPGGQSIGSAALGLQVPVTYNVNFFDGIHMSAMSFSTALFGANVGGELIYRDGVDVLVDVDGGLLGPVPTPVRAEVGQANVNVLYVLGPQYFWDALTVVADFGYNWVIDRDEGCGPTSCSDKLTYSKEAAAYSFLFIFDRKNLFNGWDLQVPLTHSKTVLGQSSLLSGFGSQMGEDDWRASIGFNFTYLQKITLGVSYSGYYGTPDFSANPYADRDNIGFTAKYNF; encoded by the coding sequence GTGCGTACGCGTTGGACTTATGGGCCGAGACTGCTGGCCGTGTTCCTGGGCGGTTCCGCCCTGCCCGCCTGGGCCGGTTCCTTCGACCTGTTCGGCCTGGACGGCCAGTACCAGGTGCAGGCCGCCTACTCCGCCGCGATGCGCCTGCACGATCCGGACCGTCGCATCATCGACACCGCGCCGGCGGCCAACATCCCGCTGCCGGACTCGATGAAGCTGCCCGAGTCCAACAACTACGACGACGGCGACCGCAACTTCAAGAAGCACTCGCTGGTCAACAACCGCCTGTCGCTGCTCGGCGAAATCCAGCTGAACTATGGCGACTACGGCGTGCTGTTCCGTGGCGACGCCTTCTACGACGACGTCTACCACCGCAGGAACGACAACACCTCGCCGGCATCGGACCAGCCGGGCGCGACGATCAGCAAGACCGAACTGCCGACCAACAAGTTCTCCGACGACGCCGAGTACTACGACGGCCAGCGTGCGCGCCTGCTCGACGCCTACGCCTACGGCTCCTGGTACCTGACCGACGAGACGGCGCTGAACCTGCGCGTGGGCCGCCATATCGCCGCCTGGGGCGAAAGCCTGTTCTTCGCCGGCATCGCCCTGGCGCAGTCGCCGGCCGACGCCACCAAGGCAACGGTGCCGGGCGCCGACGTCAAGAGCATCCTGCTGCCGGTCAACCAGGTGTCGATGCAGCTGTCGCTGGACGACAAGTGGACGGTCCTCGGCCAGTACAAGCTGGAGTACAAGGCGACCGAGCTGAACCCGGTGGGCGAGTTCTTCTCCGTGGCCGACGTCGTCGGTCCGGGCGCGGAGTTCATCTACGGCATCAAGAACCCGCTGTTCCTGCAGAACCTCAGCGACATCGACCTGACTTCGCCGGAGCTGGCCGAGTACGTGCAGCTGATCGGTGACCTGCTGCTGCCGAACCTGCCCGGTGGCGAAAACCTGCCGGTCAGCCCGATCACCGGCGCCCTGGGCGCGATCCTCAACAACCTGGATCCCCTGCTGCCGCCGGTGATGCTGCCGGACCTCAACCTGATCCAGCCGGCCGGCACGCCGCGCTACATCAACGTGCAGCGTGGTCCGGACAAGCTTCCCAGCGATCATGGCCAGTACGGGGTGGGCGTCAAGTACCAGGTCACGCCGAACAGCAACGTCGGCCTCTACCACCTGCGTTACCACAACACCACGCCCGCCCCGGTGCAGAACTACGGCAGTGCCGAGTTGCTGCCACTGCCCGGCGGCCAGTCTATCGGGTCCGCGGCGCTGGGCCTGCAGGTCCCGGTGACCTACAACGTCAATTTCTTCGACGGCATCCACATGTCGGCGATGAGCTTCTCCACCGCCCTGTTCGGCGCCAATGTCGGCGGCGAGCTGATCTACCGCGACGGCGTCGACGTGCTGGTGGACGTGGACGGCGGTCTGCTCGGGCCGGTGCCCACCCCGGTGCGCGCCGAGGTCGGCCAGGCCAACGTCAACGTGTTGTATGTCCTCGGCCCGCAGTACTTCTGGGACGCACTGACCGTGGTCGCCGACTTCGGCTACAACTGGGTCATCGACCGTGACGAGGGCTGTGGCCCGACCAGCTGCTCCGACAAGCTGACCTACAGCAAGGAAGCGGCGGCCTACTCGTTCCTGTTCATCTTCGACCGCAAGAACCTGTTCAACGGCTGGGACCTGCAGGTGCCGCTGACGCACTCCAAGACGGTGCTGGGCCAGTCCTCGCTGCTGTCCGGCTTCGGTTCGCAGATGGGCGAGGACGACTGGCGCGCCAGCATCGGCTTCAACTTCACCTACCTGCAGAAGATCACGCTGGGCGTCAGCTACAGCGGCTATTACGGCACCCCCGACTTCAGTGCCAACCCCTATGCCGATCGCGACAACATCGGCTTCACCGCGAAGTACAACTTTTAA
- a CDS encoding flavin reductase family protein gives MSQTAAPLDPQEFRKALGTFATGVTVITTRAPDGSQVGLTANSFNSVSLNPPLVLWSLANTSGSLEAFQKAPYWAVHVLAADQEPISTRFSKRGVDKFAGVDIEQGLGEIPLLRGCNARFQCRTAFQYEGGDHVIFVGEVLDFDRAENAPLVFHSGRYAHAAPRSGSEPRNPALAGSFNEDFLGYLLGRGHFQFFSQIRKALSEENLSDEEFYLLSTLTLKRIMSADELDAGMSSVLGEHSDAAAGALIRRGLARSVGGTTDTEGPAFQLTNEGVALALRLISAAKAMESQLLERLAPGEAAMLKTLLHRLLGAIDPSAGLLWQTPDAKAAVPTGA, from the coding sequence ATGAGCCAGACCGCAGCCCCCCTCGACCCGCAGGAGTTCCGCAAGGCACTCGGCACCTTCGCCACCGGCGTCACCGTCATCACCACCCGCGCGCCCGACGGCTCGCAGGTGGGGTTGACGGCCAACAGCTTCAACTCGGTCTCGCTCAATCCGCCGCTGGTGCTGTGGAGCCTGGCGAATACCTCGGGGAGCCTGGAAGCCTTCCAGAAGGCGCCCTACTGGGCAGTGCATGTGCTGGCCGCCGACCAGGAGCCGATCTCCACGCGCTTCTCCAAGCGCGGCGTCGACAAGTTTGCCGGGGTCGACATCGAGCAGGGGCTGGGTGAGATTCCGCTGCTGCGCGGCTGCAATGCGCGCTTCCAGTGCCGCACGGCCTTCCAGTACGAGGGCGGCGACCACGTCATCTTCGTCGGCGAGGTGCTGGACTTCGACCGCGCCGAGAATGCGCCGCTGGTATTCCACAGCGGCCGCTACGCCCATGCCGCGCCGCGCAGCGGCAGCGAGCCGCGCAACCCGGCCCTGGCCGGCAGCTTCAACGAGGACTTCCTCGGCTACCTGCTCGGCCGCGGCCACTTCCAGTTCTTCAGCCAGATCCGCAAGGCCCTGTCCGAGGAAAACCTCAGCGACGAGGAGTTCTACCTGCTCTCGACGCTGACGCTGAAACGCATCATGAGCGCCGACGAGCTCGATGCCGGCATGTCCAGCGTCCTGGGCGAGCACAGCGACGCCGCCGCCGGCGCCCTGATCCGCCGCGGCCTGGCACGCTCGGTCGGCGGTACCACCGACACCGAGGGTCCGGCCTTCCAGCTGACCAACGAAGGCGTCGCGCTGGCGCTGCGCCTGATCTCCGCCGCCAAGGCCATGGAATCGCAGCTGCTGGAACGCCTGGCGCCCGGTGAAGCGGCGATGCTCAAGACCCTGCTGCACCGCCTGCTCGGCGCCATCGACCCCAGCGCGGGTCTGCTGTGGCAAACACCGGATGCAAAGGCGGCGGTGCCGACCGGGGCCTGA